A window of Candidatus Thermoplasmatota archaeon genomic DNA:
TCGCTTATTCAAGCGTTATTTAAGAAACTGAGTGTTTCTGTCAACGATCAGAAAAATCTGTTACCACTTATTGATAAATCGCAGTTTGATGAACTCTTAGATGCGTTGAAATGTTTAGGGTTATCATCACAGATTGCTGAAGAGGTTGTTGCTTTACTGCAAACTTCTGATATTCCACAAATTCAAAATTTTTTTAATGACACTCCTGAGGTTCACAAAGAACTACTGAAGCTCCGGCAGATTATAACCCTGCTTCAACAGTCCTTTCAGATTCCTGATGTTTCTGTGAAACTAAGTATCGTTCGAGGGCTTGACTATTACAAAGGGTTGGTTTTTGAAATTGAAGCACCAAAACTTGGGGCCGAAAAACAACTCTGCGGTGGTGGAGCCTATGATCTGGTTGGTTTATTTGGAGGAAAAGATGTACCAACTGCTGGCTTTGCAATTGGATTTGACCGAAGTATTCTAGCTCTTGAAACCCAAAATGTAATCTTTCCAAAACCAGCATTGGATATCTATATCATTCCGTACGATGAAACCTGTATTGAAAAATCTTTTGAACTAGCGCAACTGCTAAGAAAAGATGATTACCAAGTTGATGTTGATCTTCTCCGGAGAGGTATTGGAAAATCGTTAAAATTTGCTAGTACGAAAAACACCCGGCATGCGATCATTTTAGGTCCTGATGAACTCAATCGAAATGTGGTGATGCTACGTGATATGAAGTCAGGAGAACAGCAGAGTATTTCTGTAGCTGAACTTTTGACGTATCTGAAAAAATCTCGTAAGTGAGGTTGTTGATTTCTTCTATGCAGAAACAATGTTTTATTCTTGATACTTCAGCAATTCTCTCAGGAATTCCCTTAAATCTTGGTGATGGTTTCATGGTTACAACACCAAAAATCTCACAAGAGTTACGACCGGGGGGTCGTTCGTATCGTACTTTTGAAATGCTGCTGGGAAAAGGGTTGAGCATTCAACAGCCGTCCTCTGAATCGTTGTGTATAGTCCAAAAAACGATTAAAAAGATGGGTGAAACACATCGTTTATCAGATGCTGATTGTGAGATCCTTGCGCTAGCGTATGATATCAAAAATCAAGGAACGTACGTTGTCATTATTCTGAGTGATGATTACAGTATTCAAAATATTGCATCTGAGCTGCATATTGTTTTTCAGCCGGTATCACACCAAAGTATAACAAAAAAGTTTAAATGGAATTATCGATGTCCAGGGTGTAAAAAAACGTTTACCACAGCAGTAGAAATCTGTCCGATCTGTGGAACACAGACCAAACAATCTGTGCAGCGAAAGGAAGATATTAGTTAGGTGTACTATGAATCTCAAGCAAGCGTTTATTCGATTTTGGAAAAGTGAGGATAACAAAATATCTCTTGTTCGAGACGTTCTTGTTGCGCTGTTTGCGGTTTTTGTTGTTCTGGTGATTCTCTGGACGTATACTGGTCAGTGGTTTTCAGCTCCTATGGTCGCTATTGAATCAGGAAGTATGGAACATCCAAATCCTCCTTTTGGTCGTCTTGGAACGATCGATGCTGGTGATATGGTTCTTGTCCAGAAAGTATCAATCAGAACTGATGTTATTCCTCATGGAGGACCATATGGTGGGGCTCAAGCTGAAAACGGCTGGCAATCCTATGGTGATTACGGAGATGTCATTATTTATAAACCTGATGGTCGAAATGATGTTTCTCAAATTATTCATCGGTGTATGTGTTGGGTTGATGTCTATTCAAATGGAGTTGAAACGAGATACACCATCAGAGAGTATGGTATCTTTAATGAAACCTCATTGACGATACCTGAGCTTGGTTTGTATAACAAACAACCGAATCCTGCTTGGACACATTCAGGTTTCCTCACAAAAGGAGATAATAACAATGTTATTGATCAGGTTACTACGATCTGCAGACAACCGGTAAAAGTTGAATGGATCTCAGGAAAAGCGCGGTTAGAAATCCCCTGGCTTGGAACGATTAATCTTTTCTTTGAAGATATTCTTCACGGGAAAAGTACGACGAGCAATGTTCATGAAGACTCCTTTATTTGTCTTGGGATTGTAATAACTATATTGATCTCGATACCCATTGTTCTTGACATTCGTGATTATCTTAGAGATAAGAAAAAGAAACAAGAACCAAAACAATTATAATCTTTTTTTATCGTTGTATCCTCGGTGAGTTTTTCTTCTGATATGGTAGTGGATCATTGATTTTTGCCTGGTGAAAGCCTTGTAGTCGGAGAACACAGGAATCGCATCTCCCACACGCTTTAGTCCCCCCTTTATAACAGGACCAGGTATGTTCAAAAGGAACACCGAGTTGCAATCCTTTTTTTATGATTTCTGCTTTTGTCATCATAAGTAGCGGTGCATGAATTATGATTTTTTTCCCCTCGATTGTTTTTTTCGTTGCAAGATTAACCATATTTTGAACAGCAGCAATATACTCTGGTCGACAGTCAGGATACCCGCTGTAATCAATTGCATTTGCTCCAATGAAAATTGCATCTGCATCACAGGTTTCTGCAAAGCCAAGTGCTATCGCTAAAAAAACAGTGTTCCGAGCGGGGACATAGGTTGAAGGAATCTGTGATCCAATCTTTTTTTGTTCATGTGTTGGAATCTTTTGTTTTTTCTGATTGAATAGTGAGGATCCGCCAAACTGCTGTAAATCAAGATTAAAAAAAACGTGTTTTTTCACGTTGAGATGTTTGCCAATCTTTTTTGCACAGAGTAATTCTTTATTATGACGCTGACCATAGTTAAAAGACAAAGCATAGATATCGTATCCTTGTTGTTTGCAGATTGCTGCAGCAACCGCAGAGTCAAGTCCACCAGAAAGGAGACATACTGCCTTTTTTTTCCCCATATACCTTCATCGATTCCAAAGCGGAGACATTTTTCGTAGACGTTCAACTACCGTTGGAACAACTGACGAAACAATCGCTATTTCTTCATCTGTTGTTTCTCGGCCTAAACTCAATCGAATTGACCCATGCGCTTGTACTGGGTCTAAACCGATCGCGGTGAGAACATGCGATGCTTGAAGCTTCATAGATGAACATGCCGATGCTGTTGAGGCAGCGATACCTTCTTCATCAAGGGCTAAAACAAGAGATTCTCCTTCTATTCCAGTGAATCTGAAATGAGCATTGTTTACAAGTCTTTTTTGAGGATGACCGTTGAGATAACTTTCTTCGATGTCTAAAATATTTTTGATTAGGGAATCTCGTTTTTGTTGTATTTTTTGTGTATCGGTTTCCATTCTTTTTTCAGCTAGTTCACAGGCTTTTCCAAGGCCGACAATACCAGGTACATTAAGCGTGCTGCTACGGATGCCTTTTTCATGACCGCCGCCATGGATGATTGGCTGAAGTTTCACTCCATCTTTGATGTATACGGCACCGACTCCTTTTGGTCCGTAAATCTTATGTGATGATAATGATAGTAAATCAATATGATTTTTTTTAACATCGATAGGGAGTTTTCCTAGTGCTTGAACTGCATCGGTATGAAAAAGTATATTTCGTTCATGGGCGATTTTCCCGATTTCTTCAATAGGTTGAACGGTTCCGATCTCATTATTTGCTGTCATGATTGTAATCAGAAACGTGTTTTTTGAGATTACTTCTTGGAGTTCTTCAAGATTCACCATACCCATGGTATCAACTGAGGTGTAATGCACTTTAAATCCTTGCTCTTCAAGATGTTTACAGGTTTCAAGAACCGCTGAATGTTCAATGGTTGAAGTGATGATATGTGGTCCTTTTGTCTCTCGTTTATCTTTGAAGGTATACGCAACACCTTTTATCGCAAGATTATCTGATTCAGTACCACCTGAAGTAAAAATAATTTCACTGCTATCTGTCTTGATAAGTTGTGCTACTGCTTTTCGAGCTTTTTCAGCAGCAGCCCGCGCGTCTCGTCCGAAACTATGAATCGATGATGCATTTCCGTATACGGTCGAATAATAGGGGAGCATTGCTTTAAGAACGAGAGGATCTACTTTTGTGGTGGATGCATGGTCCATGAATATTTTTTTCATATTCTCTGCTCCTTATCTGATTCTTTTACTTTAAATCCATCATCTTCTGTAGTGGAATCCGGGCTTTTTCCATTGTTTCTTTTGAGAGTTGAATCGCGGGTTTTAAAGTTTCAAGACTTTTTAACACTTTTTGCAAGGTGATTTTTTTCATATTTGGGCAGATTGCAGTTTCAATTGGATAAAAAATTTTATCTGGATTTTCTTTTTTGAGACGATAACAAAGCTCTTTTTCAGTGCCAATGATGAAACGAGTTGCTTTTGATTGCTTCACCTGCTGAACCATACCATTGGTTGATAGTGCATGATCAGCAATATCGATAACCTCAGGTCTGCATTCAGGATGGACAAGGACTTCAGCATCAGGATACTTGTTTTTTAACAATAGAATGTGATCTTTTGTGATATTATGATGGGTCGAGCAGATGCCCGGCCAAATCAGGATCTCTTTCTCAGGTACAAATCGTTGAATGTACAACCCAAGATTTGTATCAGGGATAAAAATAATTTTTTTTGCTTGGCAGGACTGTACAATTTTCACTCCATTTGCAGAGGTACAGCAAATATCTGCACATGCTTTTACTTCAGCAGACGTGTTAATATACGCAACAACTTCAGCATCAGGATGTTTTTCTTTCATCCAGCGGAGACTTTCGACATCGACCATCTCAGCCATGGGACATTGCGCTTTAGGATCAGGATGAAGTACTGTTTTTTCCGGGTTGAGTATTTTTGCTGATTGAGCCATGAAATCAACACCACAAAAAACGATAACCTTTGCATCAGTTTTTGTAGCTTTAATTGAAAGATCTAGTGAATCTCCAAGAACGTCGGCAATATCTTGAATATCAGGATGTTGATAATTATGCGCGAGCAGGATGGCATGTTGCTTTTCTTTCAATTTCTGAATTTTTTCTATAATCTGTTCTTTCTCCATAACAATCAAGGAGTCCATATTAATTTTTTACCAGCAATACTGCCCTCACACATAAATATTGCTCTTCTACAGTATTTTTATCAGATGAAGGCAAATGTATTTATCTATGATTGTAAATTACCTATTCGTAGTACATAGGAGGATGGAACGACGCTATGATAGATATTGGAGCATTTATATTGGGGATGTGCATCGGTGTGATTGCTGTTGCGTTGGCTATTGAACTAGGTATGAGAAAAACTCCAAACACTCAAAGTGCGACACGGCCAACACATAAGTGGAGTATTTCGGAGATTTCAAATCCTCGAATTGTTGCAGAGTATCTAGGAGACATGGAGCTTCCAAAAAACGCAAAAATCGTTGTTAATCAGTATGAAAATAAGGATCGACTTGTTGGTCTCCAAGCAAAAGAGCATTCAGGAATTCGGGGAAATTTTATTCTTGGCGACGACCGCGCGTTGATCCTAGCAGGACCAATTAAACAAGAAGAGCTCGGTGTTTGGACTGTTGAAAAAGTAATGCTTGAGAAGTTGAATAAATATTTTGAGGATAGTTGGTCGAAAGCTCATGATGTATCATTTGATGAGTAATGATCATGTGCATTCCGATTAGCACAACCACCATTTCTAACATACGGCAGTAACTATTGCTCCTATTACAAGTAGAACAAGGTATTTCTATTTTTTTTCACATAGCTACTTGTTCATGAAAAACGTTGATGCTTGATGAATGGTTGGTTGTACATAATTATATGCGGAAAAAACTAGGTTTGGAGTTAACTAATTAAAGCCGAGAGGTATGCTGCCTACGAATGTTTCTAAGTCTTGTCGGTATCATTGTTTCATTCATAGTAATTATCTTTTTCATCAGAAAACAGAAAAGTTTTGGATTATCGCTGATACTTGGTGCAGTTATCCTTGGTTTTTTTTCTCTGGAATTCCTATCATTCCAAGATATATTAAAAACCATTATCGCAGCAAGTATTTACTCATTTGATACCGGTCAGATCAATACGGAAACTATCGAGCTTGGTTTGTTAAGTACCTTTATTTTTATTCTTGCAAAAACCATGCAGGAAACCGGAGCAATAACTAAACTTATTGAAAGTTTTCGAACCGTCTTCTCAAAAGGAGGTATTCTTGGCGTTATTCCTGCGATATATGGTTTAATGCCAGTCCCAGGAGGTGCACTCCTTTCGGCACCAATGCTTGATGAAGAAGGAACTGCGTATCAACTCGATAATCGTCAAAAAAATTTCCTCAACATATGGTTTCGGCATATATGGTTCCCTATTTTTCCGATATCAGCAGCAATGATCCTCATCTGTAGTCAAAAATTTTCAGATATCGATATTGGATACCTCATCCTCATCAATTTACCTTCAACCCTTACTGCAATTCTGATTGGTTATTTTATGTTGCGGTTTTTTCTAAAACATAAAAATCCCTCTGTTACAAAAGAAGACACCGGCGGTCTTCGAGGATTGATCTATTTGATTCCTCCGATTGCTCCTTTGTTTTTTTACTTAATTTTACAATATGTTGGTTTTTCGCAGACAAGGTCCTTTTTGATCGGAGTTGTTTTTAGTATTGCTCTACTTTTTTTCCTCACACATAATACGAGTGGAGAGTATCTCAAGATCATTCGACGGTCATTTACCTGGAATCTCATAATTGCGATTTTCGGAATCATGATTTTTCGAGAAATGTTTGAAGCGACCAAAGCAAATAGTATTCTTGTTGATCTGATTCAAACAACACCGACACCGCCTTTGGTTATTATCATTCTGATTCCCTTCCTTCTTGGTTTATTGACTGGTTATAATCTTGGTGCTATAACGCTCTCCTATTTTTTGATACAACCCTTTTTCATATTCACTTCAATTCCTATTCTTGGTTTAACCAGCATAATTTTTATCAGTTCTCTTGTTGGTTATTTAATTTCACCAATTCATCTGTGTAATGTACTCAGTAGCGAATATCTAAAAACAAATCCTATGAAAATATATCGATGGTTTATCCCTGCTGCAATGACTCTGTTATGTATTCAAATTGTTTTTGTCGTGCTTGTTTTTTCATTAGGATAAAGCTTTTATAAAAACTTGATTTCCTTGTTGCTATGAACAAGGTTGATCTTCTTCCGTATCTTCGAAATCCTAGCTTTTATGGATCATCAGCTTCATCTGTAGAAATTATTCAGACACATATTTCTGTTGTAGCATTAACAGGACCCTATGCGTACAAGGTAAAAAAACCAGTCAATTTTGGGTTTCTTGATTTTTCAACACTTGAGAAAAGGAAATTTTATTGCGAAGAAGAAATCCGTTTAAATAAACGCCTTTGCCCAGATATATATCTTAGTGTACTCCCCATCACACAACAGAATGGTGCTATTGTACTCAACGGTACCGGGAAGCCGATCGAGTATGTCGTGAAAATGAAGCAGTTTCCTCAACAAGAAATTATGACGTATCTGCTGAAACAGGGAAAAATCGATGAGGATATCATAGATATACTTTGTTCAAAACTAGTCGATTTTTATACTCGTGAACAGCCGACCGATGAAATAAGCTCCTATGGCAGTCCTGACCAAGTACGTCAGAATATTGATGAAAATTTTGAACAAACAAAAGCTGTTGTTGGTAGTCTTATTTCTCCTGAAACATATGCTTTTATAAAAACAACAAATGATGCTTTTTTTAAGAACAAAAAGGATGTTTTTCACCGTCGAATCAAGCAAGGCTACATCCGTGATTGCCATGGAGATCTCCATTCAGGGAACATCGTCGTTTCTGGTGCAAACAATATCTATATTTTTGATTGCATCGAATTTAATAAACGATTTCGATTTATCGACGTTGCATCTGATATCGGTTTTCTTGCGATGGATCTAGATTATCAAAACCATCCGTATCTTGCAAGTTTTTTAATTACCAACTATGTTAAAAAAAGCGGTGACACAGGCATCTTTGATCTTCTAAATTTCTACAAATCCTACCGAGCCTATGTTCGGGGGAAGGTTACTGGTTTTCAACTCCAGGATCCAAAGATACCTGAGCATAAAAAACAAGAGTTACAAAGGACTGCACAGCGATATTTTACATTATCAGAATATTATGCTTTGTTATTTTCGCTTGATGTAGCAGAACATACGCCATGTCTCTTTGTTGTCGGTGGTTTGAGTGGTACTGGTAAATCAACGGTTGCACAAAAAATCGCTGTTGACTATCATGCATGCTATCTCAACTCAGATATTATTCGGAAACAACTTGCTGGCATCGATACCTATGAACGACATCACGATGCATTCAACAAAGGGTTATACGAACCAAAAAACGTTGATGCTACGTATGAAAAAATGATTACAACTGCAGCAGAAACGCTCCAACGGAAAGAAAATGTGGTTCTCGATGCAACCTTCCAAAAAAGGAAACATCGTGACATGGTTGTTCGTCTTTCCCAAGATTTATCTGCATCTCTCATCATCATCCAATGTGTTTGTCCCGATGAAGAGGTAAAAAAGCGGTTAGAATCCCGTCTGGAGAAAAAATCGGTTTCAGATGGACGATGGGAGATTTATCTTAAACAGAAAGAAACCTTCGAAGCATTTTCTTCAAAGGATCATGTGTATATTTTTGACACGTCGAACGAGCAATATGAATATCGATTCAATTTTTTCAAAACGATAGCGCAGCATCTTTCTAAGGTGTAATCATATGAAAATTGCAGGTTATGATTTAGACATGGATCACATCATTGACCAAATTGTTCAGAAACAGTATTCGACGCTCGCACTGCAAGTCCCGGAAGGGCTGAAACACTCATTGCGACCTATTGTAAACTATCTGGAACAACAAACGCGTGCTCGGGTTATTGTCCTTGCTGATCCTTGCTTCGGAGCATGCGATATCCCAGTGAATTCTTTGTATAATCTACCTATTGATTGTATTATTCATATTGGTCATACGAAACTGCTTCCTCACCACGATCAGTCCATTCCTGTTTTATATGTCACTGCAGCTGCTGATATCGATGTTTACCGAGTTGTTGAAAAAGCTTGCTCTTTGCTTGTTGGAAATCGTATTGGTCTTGTGACAACTGCGCAGCATCTTCACACGTTACAAAAACTATCCAAATTTTTACAGGATCATGGATTTAAACCAATTGTGGGAAAAGGAGATAGTCGGGTAACTGCCGATGGTCAGATTCTCGGTTGTAATTTTTCATCAGCAACATCGGTTGTCGGAAGTGTTGATTCATATTTATTTCTCGGAAGTGGGATGTTTCACCCTCTTGGTTTGTTGTTAGCAACAAAAAAACCTGTTATTGCTGCTGATCCCTATACGCTTCAGGTTAAACGACAGGAACTTGAAGATATGAAAGATAGTCTTTTACGACAGAGGTATGGGGCTATTGCAGCTGCAAAAACTGCAAAAACTTTTGGCATTCTTGTTGGTTTGAAACCAGGTCAACAACGACTACAGCTTGTTTTTCACCTGAAAACAATCATTGAATCTGCACGTCGAACTAGTCTGATTCTTGCAGTGAATTATGTTTCCCCTGAAATTTTACAGAGTTTTCTTGATATTGATTGTTTTATTTCGACAATCTGTCCACGTATTGCAATTGATGATTATCTCCAGTATAAAAAACCCCTCATCACGCCGGTCGAGGCTGAAATTGCATTTGGTGTTCGATCTTGGCAAACCTATATCTTTGATCAGATCTGTGATGAGCACATTCGATGATAAACCTTTTATGGTTATGTTGCCTCATGTCCTGTATCATGAAATCACTCAAACTTGGATGTCAACCTCTTGATGACCTTCTCGGCGGAGGTCTTGAACAGGGGATCATTACTAAAGTCTTTGGAGAAGCAGGAACCGGGAAAACCAATTTACTCCT
This region includes:
- the hisS gene encoding histidine--tRNA ligase, with product MSQLPRGTRDFTPEEMYIRRYIEESIRKTFLSFGYGEVQTPTFEHLELFTAKSGQSIINELYNFTDKSGRELTLRPEITAPVIRFYVERLQMEPKPLKLFYLGNCFRYDRPQKGRYREFWQAGCELIGADTPEAYAELIALAYTILHNIGLKDFHLNLGNLSLIQALFKKLSVSVNDQKNLLPLIDKSQFDELLDALKCLGLSSQIAEEVVALLQTSDIPQIQNFFNDTPEVHKELLKLRQIITLLQQSFQIPDVSVKLSIVRGLDYYKGLVFEIEAPKLGAEKQLCGGGAYDLVGLFGGKDVPTAGFAIGFDRSILALETQNVIFPKPALDIYIIPYDETCIEKSFELAQLLRKDDYQVDVDLLRRGIGKSLKFASTKNTRHAIILGPDELNRNVVMLRDMKSGEQQSISVAELLTYLKKSRK
- a CDS encoding nucleic acid-binding protein, encoding MQKQCFILDTSAILSGIPLNLGDGFMVTTPKISQELRPGGRSYRTFEMLLGKGLSIQQPSSESLCIVQKTIKKMGETHRLSDADCEILALAYDIKNQGTYVVIILSDDYSIQNIASELHIVFQPVSHQSITKKFKWNYRCPGCKKTFTTAVEICPICGTQTKQSVQRKEDIS
- a CDS encoding S26 family signal peptidase, whose amino-acid sequence is MNLKQAFIRFWKSEDNKISLVRDVLVALFAVFVVLVILWTYTGQWFSAPMVAIESGSMEHPNPPFGRLGTIDAGDMVLVQKVSIRTDVIPHGGPYGGAQAENGWQSYGDYGDVIIYKPDGRNDVSQIIHRCMCWVDVYSNGVETRYTIREYGIFNETSLTIPELGLYNKQPNPAWTHSGFLTKGDNNNVIDQVTTICRQPVKVEWISGKARLEIPWLGTINLFFEDILHGKSTTSNVHEDSFICLGIVITILISIPIVLDIRDYLRDKKKKQEPKQL
- the queC gene encoding 7-cyano-7-deazaguanine synthase QueC, which codes for MGKKKAVCLLSGGLDSAVAAAICKQQGYDIYALSFNYGQRHNKELLCAKKIGKHLNVKKHVFFNLDLQQFGGSSLFNQKKQKIPTHEQKKIGSQIPSTYVPARNTVFLAIALGFAETCDADAIFIGANAIDYSGYPDCRPEYIAAVQNMVNLATKKTIEGKKIIIHAPLLMMTKAEIIKKGLQLGVPFEHTWSCYKGGTKACGRCDSCVLRLQGFHQAKINDPLPYQKKNSPRIQR
- a CDS encoding cysteine desulfurase family protein — translated: MKKIFMDHASTTKVDPLVLKAMLPYYSTVYGNASSIHSFGRDARAAAEKARKAVAQLIKTDSSEIIFTSGGTESDNLAIKGVAYTFKDKRETKGPHIITSTIEHSAVLETCKHLEEQGFKVHYTSVDTMGMVNLEELQEVISKNTFLITIMTANNEIGTVQPIEEIGKIAHERNILFHTDAVQALGKLPIDVKKNHIDLLSLSSHKIYGPKGVGAVYIKDGVKLQPIIHGGGHEKGIRSSTLNVPGIVGLGKACELAEKRMETDTQKIQQKRDSLIKNILDIEESYLNGHPQKRLVNNAHFRFTGIEGESLVLALDEEGIAASTASACSSMKLQASHVLTAIGLDPVQAHGSIRLSLGRETTDEEIAIVSSVVPTVVERLRKMSPLWNR
- the nadA gene encoding quinolinate synthase NadA, whose protein sequence is MEKEQIIEKIQKLKEKQHAILLAHNYQHPDIQDIADVLGDSLDLSIKATKTDAKVIVFCGVDFMAQSAKILNPEKTVLHPDPKAQCPMAEMVDVESLRWMKEKHPDAEVVAYINTSAEVKACADICCTSANGVKIVQSCQAKKIIFIPDTNLGLYIQRFVPEKEILIWPGICSTHHNITKDHILLLKNKYPDAEVLVHPECRPEVIDIADHALSTNGMVQQVKQSKATRFIIGTEKELCYRLKKENPDKIFYPIETAICPNMKKITLQKVLKSLETLKPAIQLSKETMEKARIPLQKMMDLK
- a CDS encoding DUF401 family protein, producing MFLSLVGIIVSFIVIIFFIRKQKSFGLSLILGAVILGFFSLEFLSFQDILKTIIAASIYSFDTGQINTETIELGLLSTFIFILAKTMQETGAITKLIESFRTVFSKGGILGVIPAIYGLMPVPGGALLSAPMLDEEGTAYQLDNRQKNFLNIWFRHIWFPIFPISAAMILICSQKFSDIDIGYLILINLPSTLTAILIGYFMLRFFLKHKNPSVTKEDTGGLRGLIYLIPPIAPLFFYLILQYVGFSQTRSFLIGVVFSIALLFFLTHNTSGEYLKIIRRSFTWNLIIAIFGIMIFREMFEATKANSILVDLIQTTPTPPLVIIILIPFLLGLLTGYNLGAITLSYFLIQPFFIFTSIPILGLTSIIFISSLVGYLISPIHLCNVLSSEYLKTNPMKIYRWFIPAAMTLLCIQIVFVVLVFSLG
- a CDS encoding AAA family ATPase, with amino-acid sequence MNKVDLLPYLRNPSFYGSSASSVEIIQTHISVVALTGPYAYKVKKPVNFGFLDFSTLEKRKFYCEEEIRLNKRLCPDIYLSVLPITQQNGAIVLNGTGKPIEYVVKMKQFPQQEIMTYLLKQGKIDEDIIDILCSKLVDFYTREQPTDEISSYGSPDQVRQNIDENFEQTKAVVGSLISPETYAFIKTTNDAFFKNKKDVFHRRIKQGYIRDCHGDLHSGNIVVSGANNIYIFDCIEFNKRFRFIDVASDIGFLAMDLDYQNHPYLASFLITNYVKKSGDTGIFDLLNFYKSYRAYVRGKVTGFQLQDPKIPEHKKQELQRTAQRYFTLSEYYALLFSLDVAEHTPCLFVVGGLSGTGKSTVAQKIAVDYHACYLNSDIIRKQLAGIDTYERHHDAFNKGLYEPKNVDATYEKMITTAAETLQRKENVVLDATFQKRKHRDMVVRLSQDLSASLIIIQCVCPDEEVKKRLESRLEKKSVSDGRWEIYLKQKETFEAFSSKDHVYIFDTSNEQYEYRFNFFKTIAQHLSKV
- the dph2 gene encoding diphthamide biosynthesis enzyme Dph2; translation: MKIAGYDLDMDHIIDQIVQKQYSTLALQVPEGLKHSLRPIVNYLEQQTRARVIVLADPCFGACDIPVNSLYNLPIDCIIHIGHTKLLPHHDQSIPVLYVTAAADIDVYRVVEKACSLLVGNRIGLVTTAQHLHTLQKLSKFLQDHGFKPIVGKGDSRVTADGQILGCNFSSATSVVGSVDSYLFLGSGMFHPLGLLLATKKPVIAADPYTLQVKRQELEDMKDSLLRQRYGAIAAAKTAKTFGILVGLKPGQQRLQLVFHLKTIIESARRTSLILAVNYVSPEILQSFLDIDCFISTICPRIAIDDYLQYKKPLITPVEAEIAFGVRSWQTYIFDQICDEHIR